A region of Brassica oleracea var. oleracea cultivar TO1000 unplaced genomic scaffold, BOL UnpScaffold00671, whole genome shotgun sequence DNA encodes the following proteins:
- the LOC106319873 gene encoding uncharacterized protein LOC106319873, which translates to MISHVISGSSEISGISHAPAKKSTWNAKNGLEAAKPKCLLLGTDEISFMAKEQEKILTPHHDAMVISLTVANCLVKRILVDYGSSDNIIFQAAYKDLGLEESTLTLRITPLIGFSGEVKQTARELTLPVYAEGLNMSTKFLDVDCDSSYNMILGRPWIHGMGAIPSTLHQMVKFPAPWGIRTIRGEQEYSRLCYHTNFKGKTKVL; encoded by the coding sequence ATGATATCACATGTCATATCAGGCAGTTCGGAGATCAGCGGCATAAGCCACGCACCCGCGAAGAAAAGCACTTGGAACGCCAAGAacggcctagaggcagccaagccgAAATGCCTGCTCTTGGGTACGGACGAAATAAGTTTCATGGCCAAGGAGCAGGAAAAGATTCTCACCCCCCATCATGATGCCATGGTTATATCGCTCACTGTAGCGAACTGCCTGGtgaaaaggatactggtagattATGGAAGCTCcgacaacatcatcttccaggccgcatacaaggaTCTAGGACTGGAGGAAAGCACTCTAACTCTAAGGATAACCCCACTCATAGGGTTCAGCGGAGAAGTCAAGCAAACCGCCAGAGAGTTGACCCTCCCAGTATATGCTGAAGGGctcaacatgtcaaccaagttccttgATGTTGACTGCGACTCATCCTACAATATGATCCTAGGACGGCCCTGGATTCACGGCATGGGAGCCATCCCTTCGACTCTTCACCAGATGGTGAAATTCCCTGCACCCTGGGGCATAAGGACAATAAGAGGGGAACAAGAGTATTCCCGCCTCTGCTACCATACTAACTTtaagggaaagaccaaggtcttatag